The following proteins are encoded in a genomic region of Stegostoma tigrinum isolate sSteTig4 chromosome 10, sSteTig4.hap1, whole genome shotgun sequence:
- the zgc:194887 gene encoding fibrinogen-like protein 1-like protein, with the protein MNVWSFLNCILLMLLKCTILTSAELSVELKNAHLLTSKDYAHIINMKQEGGFPNDCYEIFQQSEGKAKDGLYIIQLMKDFLVVYCDMHSAEGGWTVVQHITANTSLDFDRTWQDYKQGFGLVNGNHWLGNELMHRLTSKPGAYKLGIKLIGMNGEMKWGEYDPFLIEREEAKYKIRLGLYQGTAADALTQDTEAYIHDNQKFTTKDSDNDNYFQNCAKLELNGISGGGWWYNACAGANLNRRNILYWQNDCNKENLCKYAWMMVKPNNKQGKCSDSSHDEL; encoded by the exons ATGAATGTATGGAGCTTTCTCAACTGTATTCTACTTATGTTACTGAAGTGCACCATTTTGACAAGTGCGGAACTATCTGTGGAACTGAAAAATGCCCATCTACTAACTTCAAAGGATTATGCTCATATCATCAATATGAAACAAGAAGGTG GTTTTCCAAATGATTGTTACGAAATTTTTCAACAATCAGAAGGTAAGGCTAAAGATGGCCTTTATATCATTCAACTAATGAAGGATTTTCTAGTTGTGTATTGTGACATGCACAGTGCAGAAGGCGGCTGGACAGTGGTCCAGCACATCACTGCCAATACTTCCTTGGATTTTGACAGAACATGGCAAGACTACAAGCAAGGATTTGGGTTGGTTAATGGCAATCATTGGCTGGGCAATGAACTCATGCACAGGCTTACTAGCAAGCCGGGAGCATACAAATTGGGAATAAAGCTAATTGGCATGAATGGTGAAATGAAATGGGGAGAATATGACCCATTCCTTATTGAACGTGAAGAAGCCAAGTACAAAATTAGGCTTGGTCTTTATCAAGGAACAGCAGCTGATGCTTTGACACAAGATACAGAAGCGTATATCCATGATAACCAAAAATTCACCACAAAAGATAGTGACAATGACAACTACTTTCAGAACTGTGCTAAACTAGAGCTCAATGGAATTTCAGGTGGAGGATGGTGGTACAATGCCTGTGCTGGAGCCAACCTGAACAGAAGAAATATTCTATACTGGCAAAATGATTGCAATAAAGAAAATCTGTGCAAGTATGCATGGATGATGGTAAAACCTAATAACAAGCAAGGTAAATGTAGTGATAGCTCACATGATGAACTATAA